The nucleotide sequence ATCCTTCGGACTTATCTTCATCTCAAACGAATCAATATAAATATTCTTATTTCCTGCCTTAACCCTGATGCTGTTATGTCCGAATACTTCAATATCGTCTGTTGTCATGTTTTCACCAACCTTATATTTCATCTGCCTTATGAACCAATTTAGCCTCTACGGATGCGGCTCCATTCACATAAGGTCTTAGTTTATCAGCAGTCTTTCCAATTCCGCTTCCACCAGAAGTTGCAAATGCAAAAACTCTTTTTCCTGTCCAGTCGTATCCCTTGCAGAATGTATTAACAACATTAGGTGCTGAACCATACCAAATAGGAAATCCTATATAAATGCTGTCATAATCTGCAAAATTCTCAATTTTTCCAACAACCGGTACATCTTTTTTACCGATTTTCTCCTTATTGCATCTTGCAAGAGGATTAACCCACCTGATATCAGCAGCTGAATAAGGTATTTCAGGCTTAATTTCAAATATGTCAGAACCTGTCTTTTCTGCATATTCTTTTGCTACCTTAGCAGTAGTTCCTTCTGCACTAAAATAAGTTACAAGTGTCTTTCCCATAATATTGTTCCTCCCTCTTTGCAACTAAAGAATATATTTTTCAATTATTCTCAAAACCTCCGGCAAATATGAACTTCCAAACAAATTAAGATGGTTTGTCAGATGATAAAGATTGTAAAGATCTCTCCGTTCTTCATATCCCGGAACCATATCCATTTCATCAAAATAAGCATCGTAAAATCTTCTGTCAAATCCACCAAATAGTTCTGTCATGGCTATGTCGGCTTCGTTGCACCCTACGTACACAGCAGGATCAATCAGCATCGGCATTCCCTTCTCATCAGACATGAAATTTCCCGACCATAAATCTCCATGTAAAAGAGATGGTTTTTCCGGCTCAAATAAAAATCTGTCAAGATTATTCAGAAGCTTATCCAATTCCTTAATAGTTACACTGTCAAAATATTCTTCAGCCAGTTCAAGCTGCGGACGGAGTCTGCACTCTGAATAAAATTCAATCCAACTGTTCCTCGGAAAATTTTTCTGCTTACCGGCTCCAATGTAATTGTCACTCTCAAAGCCATATTTTCCAGTGCTCAAGTATTGAGCAGTATCAGCATTGTGCATGGATGCCAAATTGAATCCTAGTTTCTCCCAAAAATCAGGCTGCAATTTTCCGCTGTCAATGAACTCCATGAGAAGGAAAGAAAAACCGCAGTCCTCCCCTCGTGCATATATCGTCGGAACTCTGACTCTGCCTGTAGCTCTAATCGCAGCTATTCCCTCTGCTTCAGCTCTGAAGAAATCAGCATTCGCTAATGTATTGGCTTTGAGAAACAATACAGTTCCATTAGACGTAAAAAGCTTATAAGCATCATTAGCATCCCCACCATGAACAGGCTGCTTTTTTTCTATGATCGTATCTGTTCCACAAACGAAAGATACCGCCTCTTTAAGCGAACTGAATACAGGTATCTGTTTCATTTCATCATAAGTTAATTCCATTCCATCCCCAATCATCAGAGCCAAAATAACGGATATACATATGATCCGGTGCTACGCCAAGAATATCTCCGTAAATTTTCGTCAGTTCTTTAGTCATTTTTTCATAAACATCAGCTGATGCACTGCCAAAAGTTTTTATCTCTATAAAAGCAACAGGCTCTGAATTATCGCCTCTGAAATACATAGAGATTTCATCTTCGATAGCAAGCATAAGCCAGCTTTCACTTTTTCCAGGAATAATTGCAATTGCCTGTCCTAAGCGTTCCTTCAGCTGTGTTTCTTTCTCCTCTGAAATCTTTACATTAGTTTTTGTAGAAATAAATGGCATAGTTTGTCTGCCACTCAAAATGTGTGTAAATATACTCACATCGAGAAATTGAAGTCCTCTCGGATACTTCTTACTGCTTCAATGTGTATGCTTTGGTGATTGCAAGCAATACACTACTCACAAGTTCTTGTACACTCCACAGTCGTAAATTCCCGAAATAGCCTTCGGTACATACCTACGTTTGCTTGATTATGCAATTACGTAAGTTACAGCATCTCTTAGGTTTAGACTTGCATTAAAATCTCTATCCTCAACATAGCCACATCCGCAGCGATATACCCTATCAGAAAGTTTTAAATCTTTCTTGATGTTTCCGCAGCAATGGCACATCTTGGATGATGGATACCATCTGTCTACTATCCTTAATTCAATGCCATTATCATCACATTTAGACTTTAGCTTAATCCTAAACTCATAGAACTTCTGTGATGCAACAGCCTTTGAAAGATGCCTGTTTTTCATCATTCCTGACACGTTTAAATCTTCAATAGTTATATAAGACGGTTTGGTTTTCACTATCTCTGCTATTGTTTTATTGATGTAATCAGTACGGATATTATCCAATTTGTGATGAAGTTTCTGTACTTTGAGCTTTTGTTTCTGTATATTTGCTCTCTGAGTAGACTCTCCTTTCTTTAAGTTTTCATACTTACGAGAGAGGCATCTTTGCTCTCTACGTAATTGTTTTTCTAACTTTTTTAACCGTGCTGACTTATTGATGTTTTTATAGGTTTTACCATTAGAACATATCGCCAAGTCTTTAAGTCCTAAGTCTATTCCAAGACCATCTTTGCTTTTGTTAGCGATCTTAGTATCGGAAATTTCAACAAGAGCAGATACATAGTATTTTCCAGCTTTAATAGACACAGTACCGCTTTTGACTTTCCATCCATCTTTTTTTGTTGGAATATAACCTTTCTCTTTAATGCGAACCCAGCCTAATGTTGGAATATTGATTCTATGTCTTTCACAGGCGCAGTCTTTAGGATTATTCCTGACAAAGTACATTTTTACATCAGACTTCCCTTTCTTCTTGAAGTTTGGAAAGCCACTCTGATGTTTGAAAAACTTTGTAAAAGCAGTACATCCGTCCTCGATGGATTTCTTTACAGACTTTGAATAAACTTCCTTGATCCATGATTTATCAGGATTATTGGGAATATATTCGTTGTTAAGCCAGATGCTAAAACTTTTACCTGTCATAAATTTTTCGCCCTTATCATGTAAAGCTTTGTTGTGACCAAGATAAAAGTTATAGATATATCTGCAAGTGCCGATGGTCTTGTTAATCTTGACTTTCTGCTCAGATGTCGGATTTATTTCCGTCTTGAAGCTCTTTAGCAATTTCCTCGTCCCTTTCTATTTGATTTTTATACTTACGAAGCCCATACAACCTACAAGAGAACACATGAAGGATCGAAACAATATCCTGTACAAGTTCTTCCTGTGGTGATAGTTCTTCATTGTTTACTACCACTATGTTTGTATTGAACTTCATGCAGAATTTTTCAAACCAATCATAGCCAAATCTGATAAACCTATCTTTGTGTGTAACTATAATAGTTTTTATTTTTCGTTCCATTACCTCATTTAATAATTCATTCCATTTCTTGCGATTATAATTAAGTCCACTTCCATAATCTTCAATACATTTGTCTACAATGATTCCTTTTGCATTGCAGAACTGTCGCAAAAAAGATACTTGATTATGCAAGTCATCTTTTTGATTTCTTGTAGATACTCTGGCATAAATAACTATCTGACGATTATCATTTACGGTATTTATACCCTTAAACTGAAGATATTGGTCATAGGTATAATAACGCCTATCAGTTGGAGTACGATATGCTTTTAGAGTTCCTTCCCTGTCCCAACGCTGTAACGTTTTGACGGAAACACCTAATAATTCAGCAAAATCTTTTGGTTTATAATTAGTGACATTAGAAATGTGCATAGCAATATCCTCCGTGAGTATATATAAACACATTTAATCACTAATGTCAATATACTTAATTACTTAACAATTCCTCCTTTCTTAATACAATAAACTGTAATTCATTAGTCAAAACTTTATCTTCAACTCCACCTTCACAGTTGGATCTACAAGCCCTGCAAATGCCTCCCCATCAGCCGGCTTGCCAACTACGCTTCCATAGTGAACCGGTATGGCAACTTCCGGGCGAAGAATATTTACAAGCTCTGCTGCTTTCTTTGCATCCATAGTATATGTACCGCCAACAGGAACAAGCGCTATATCGCATCTCACTTCCTTAGCCTCTTTGGTCAGATCAGTATCTCCTGCAATATAAATTCTCTTTCCATCTATCCTTAAGATATAGCTTACCCAGCCTGCACTTCTCGGATGGAACGGCTTCAAAATGTTGTATGCCGGAATGGTATCAAACTCCAAGCCATAAATCTCACGATAGCTTCGCTGCTCTACAGTTACAATCTCACGTACTAAATTCGCAGCTGCCTGAGCTTTGATTTTCATCTTCTCCGGTACAACCATCACTGTATCATTGCAAGCAACCTTTTCAATATCATCCGGTGAAAAAATGGTCGTAATGGTCATGCGTGATCAGTATGAAATCTGCATCCTTTGGTTCTTCCATCATCTCAAAGGGATCAATATAAATCTTCTTATCACCAGCAGTTATCCTTATGCTGTTCTGGCCAAATACTTCGATATTATCTGTTGTCATCACATCCTCACCTTTCCAAATGCTGCCTGCTTCCATAACCTTCTTTTTTCAGATCAGAATCAAGATAATCAAAGATCTTTGGAACAACTTTTATCAAATTCATAGGGCACGGAAGTTTTTTCATGGTTTCAACCGGTATCTTCTTTACAGCCATAATTTTCAGATATTCATCACTGAAAGGCTCGATCATACTTGCCATTCCTTCTATCTGCAAGCTTTTTAGATTTGCAAAACCATTGTATGGTTCATATATTGCTATTCCGACATGCTTGTTTTCTTTAAGTCCTTTGAATTTTAATCCACCTTCTGAGAAAAAATAGAAACAGCCATCTGAGTAGTTATACTCAATCGGAGTACATCTTACACCATCGGCTGATGCCGTTGCCAGGGCACAGGTATTGTGTCCTTCCATAAACGCATCGATCTTTGCCTTCAACTCATTTTCTTCCATTTTGGCAGAGTCTCTGTCTTTTTCAATCCAATGATTAGCCGCCTTATCATAATCCATTTCCCACATCTCTTTTTCTCCTATTTTCCCTATTTTTCAATACTCTTAATCATTTTGCATAATTCCTCTGCCAGTATTCTATGACCTTCGGAAGTCAGATGAAGTGAATCACACTCTGATGGACTTGTAGGTCTTCCTTCATAAAGCTCCATTGTACTATTTCTCCAATCCAAACTCTTTGCATAATTTATCATATCTTGCCTGTTCTTTCTCCTTAATCGGTTTTGACAGGTCATTCATGATATGATGCATGGCATCGGCATCTTTCAGTACTTCATCTATAGGACTGTCTGCAACAAGCTTGTCATCATGATGATAAATAGCCGAGCAGATAATGTCATTCTCACTGTCATCCGTCAGATTGAGTTCTGTAAGAATAGTACGTGCAAGGTCTGCTCCTTTATGAGCATGGTCATCATAAGAACCGGATTTATATGCATGTAAATCATGCATCATTGCAGCCATGGATGCCAACTCCGGATCCAATCCCCGCTTTTGGTAATAATAGTTGCTGCAAGAGACACTCCATACAGATGAACAAAAGCACCGTTCCGCTTATCCTCATCTGCCATCTTATTAAGTTCATTATCAACATACTTTCTTAGTTCTTTAAGTCTGCTCATAAATTATCCCTCCAATCGCTCCTTCAACAGCGTATTTCTCTTCGTCACAGTAACATTTCTTACAGCATAGGACAGTGCTTTCTTAGTACCGACAATCACAAATACCTTCTTCGCCCTTGTTATGCCTGTGTATATAAGATTTCTCTGCAACATGATATAGTGATTCATCATCACCGGCATTACAACAATAGGATACTCTGATCCCTGTGCCTTATGAATTGTTGTTGCATAAGCATGAACCAGCTCGTCGAGCTCCGTGATATCATACTCAATAACCCTGTTGTCAAAGTTGACCTTCAGCGACCTGTCCTCTTCGTTTACAGAAGCGATAATTCCTATATCACCGTTAAATACTTCCTTGTCGTAATTATTTTTAATCTGCATTACCTTGTCATCAGAACGAAAAACAAAACCACTTCGTCTTAGGCACGGCTTCGGCATCTTCACTTTACCTCTGCCTCTCATGAAGATTTCCTCTTCCGTAGGATTAAGAGCCTCCTGCAAGGCAAGATTAAGATTGGTCGCGCCCACTACGCCTCTCTGCATTGGCGTTAATACCTGAATATCCGTAGGCACAACCTTATAATATCTCGGCAGCTTATCCTTCACCAATTCAACAATCTGCGGGACAGAAGCCTCCGCATCCTCATTTTCCATAAAAAAGAAATCTGAATTCTTACCGTTACTAATATCCGGCATCTTACCCTCATTAATCCTGTGGGCATTCATAATAATCCGGCTCGTCTGTGCTTGTCTGAAAATCCTTGTCAGTTTAACAACCGGAAAAGCCCCAGACTCAATAATGTCCCTGAGCACATTGCCTGCCCCGACTGAAGGCAGCTGGTCAATATCACCAACCATAATAAGCCTCATAGTAGGCGGTATAGCCTTAAGCAGTGAATTCATCAGAATAATATCTATCATGGAACACTCATCTACTATAAGCACGTCACCCTCTAAAGGATTATCCTCATTACGCTGATAGCCCTCCGGAGGTTTGGTTTCAAGGAGTCTGTGAATGGTCTTGGCTTCCATTCCTGTCGCCTCGGTCATTCTCTTGGCAGCCCTTCCCGTTGGTGCCGCAAGGAGAATCTTCAATCCATAAGCCTTGTAAGCAGAAATGATTCCATGAGTGGTAGTGGTCTTTCCCGTACCGGGACCACCCGTAAGAACCATGACCTTCGCCATCGCCGCCTGTCTTATCGCATCAGCCTGTATATCATCATAGTTCATACCGGTCTTTTTCTGAATTGCCTCAATATCTACAGAAAGACTGTCATTCCCCGACTTCTTCCTCGCTTCAAGAAGCCGCTTGTAAAGCTTGTCTCCCGCCGGTGATGAATTAAGCTTCTTCAACTTATTTGCAACTCCGACCTCCGCATAGTAAAAAGGCGGCAAATATACTGCAAGTATCCTGTTGCCGTCATCGTCCGTCCTGGAAATATCTTTTTCTATGATCAGCTCCTCTTTCTGAATCATGTCATCCATCGTCATGATGACAGACTCAGCAGAAGCTTCAAGGAGCTGCTCTGCTTTGGCTATAAGCTGAGGTTTCTCTGCATAAACGTGACCTTCATTCGAAAGCTCTGATAGAGTGTACATGAGACCACTTCGAAGCCTCACATAAGACTCTTTGCCAAAGCCCAGCTTTGCCGCAATCTGATCCGTCGTCTTAAATCCGATTCCCCATATATCATCCGCGAGCTTATATGGATTTTCTTTCATAACGTCGATGCTTTTGTTGCCGTATTGCTTGTAAATCTTCGCGGCATAAGAAGCCGATACCTGATGCTCCTGAAGGAAAAGCATGATATTCTTAACTTCTTTCTGCTTCTCCCATGAATCAACAATCATCTTTATCCGCTTATTTCCTATACCTTCGACCTCAATAAGCAAATCAACTCTTTCCTCGATGACATCAAAAGTATCCGTACCGAATTTCTGCACAATCCTCTTTGCAAACTTCGGTCCGACTCCCTTAATAAGCCCTGATCCTAAATACTTCTCCATTCCGTAAACAGTAGCCGGTAATGTTTCTTCCCAGTTCTCAGCCACAAACTGCCTGCCATACTTGGAGTCTACCTTCCAACTACCATCTATAAGAAGCACCGAGCCGACATTGGCGTCAAGAAGATTGCCAACCACGGGCACAAGGTCATCGTAATTCTTCACCCGGCACTTGAGGACGGAGTATCCGTTCTCAGGATTCTGATATGTAATTCGTTCAACTACGCAGCGTATTTTTGTCACTGATTTAGTATCTCACTTCCAATTTGCATAATTCTGTCATCAAGTACTGCAAATATTATTTCAATATCATGATCCGGATTAGAATCCATATAGTCCCTGCAGGCTCTGATTGCAACATCCCAGGCCTGTTCCAACGGATATCCAAATATTCCCGCTGAAATCAGTGGGAATCCTATGGAATGACAGTCATTTTCTTTTGCCAATTTCAATGACTGCATATATGCACTGTATAAAAGCTCCGGTTCTTTTTTATTACCGCCGCTCCATCGCGGTCCTACCGCATGAATAATATATTTTGCTGGAAGGTTAAATCCCGGAGTAATAACAGCACCGCCAGTCTCACAGCCTCCAATCTCCTCACACACTTGCGTAAGTTCCTTAGATCCTGCTTTCTTAAATATTACACCGCAAACTCCGCCGCCTTCCCAGAGACCTTCATTTGCAGCATTAACGACTGCATCCGTCCTTAAATCGGTTATACTTATTTTCCTAATTGAAATACCCATATCAAATACACCCCCTGAAATAGCTCTTTGTGTACTATTGATTCATACTTCGATTATACAAACGTCAAAAGTATGACTTTTTGCTGGCACAAATCTGAAATCGCCAGCAAAAATCCTGCTTCGCAGGATACGCATTTAGATAAATCTAAATGCTAGTCCAATACGAGTATTGATTTTTCGATAAAAATCAATACTCTATACTATTCCGCCGGCTTTCTGCCGATAAGCTTTATTATGGCATTCTCTTCAGCTTCCTGAAAATGCTCTTTCACCCTTTCAAAGACCTTCTGCCATGACTCAGAAGGTTTCTCATTATAAGCAGAAGTCACTGTTTCATATCCCCAAATAGCTTCCGGCGGCAGCATCACGGATACTGGCATACCATATTCCTCACCACGCTTATTCATGCGTCTGTGGAAATTCGTAATCACAAGATATGTCTGCATCTGAAGTCCTGTTACAATGCCCGGATAATTCTTCTCTTTATTTTTTCCAAAACCTGCCATTTTCTTAAGGTCAGTTGAAAGTATTTCCTCAGTGTGAAATGTCACATCCCCATCTTCATCTCTTCTCGTAAGCAGATCCATAATCAGTTTTTCTCTTCGGCTGGCAAGTCCGTCTTCGTAGCGGGCATCAAAGTCATATCCACTTCGTCTGAAATTAGCAAAGTATGGTAACCATTCAATGCTGATGAACCCTGCCTTCTGTCCGAAAAATTTACCGTAAGCCACCTGATGATCTGCGGCTATAATCTCACGCCATTCCCAGGGATCCTCCTCGCGAATTCCAGTCCACCAATAATCCGGAGATACATGCTCCTCTGCTGAAAAGCCCTCCACTTCATTTGCGAAAAGAGGTAGGAAGCCCACTTCATTTATCCAATTTACAAGTTCCTTCCATGTCCTTATGCGGTATGGGTTGTCCCACTCCATTCCCCGCATAATCCACTGTCCATCTTTTACTGCCATATTTTACCTATATCATTTACTACAGCTTGATTAGCAATATTATTCGTTTCCACTGTTATTGACATTCGTCTTCTCCACGCATCTCAATACAAATATCATCAAGCTTGTTCTTATGTTTCAGACGCTCAACATTCCATGTTGCAATCCTCAAAACTGCACCTCAATCCTTCATTCGATTCAAAATACCATCCACATCAATTCCGGGATGCGTTGTATAAATCTGCAAAATCTCTTCCACCAACTTCTTCTCAACACGGTTACGCTCAGAGATTATCTCTACCGTTCTGCCTGCATCCATATCCTTTACAATATTCTTTATGAGTTTGTCCATTTCTTTCTGAGGCGGGTACTTCGAGCCTTTCTTCAGAATTGGAGAAAGGTCCTGTTTTTCTATCCGATATGTGCCGTCCGATTCTATTGTCATCAGCATAAAGGTTATCGGCTGTGTAAACCTCCTTAGGCCGCAGCTTCCTGGGTTCAGATAAGTAATCTCTCCATCCTGCCGGTTTTCATATTTGTGAGAGTGACCATATACAACAAAATCAGCGTCTGACAGTTTTTCCTTTATATGCTTGATGTTATGAATAATCGCAAACCAACTTACGATGTTTTTTCCAGATACTTTGATTATACAAATCGTATATAATTACTGCAATACAGTAAAACATCTGTGTACGAAAATGAGCAGTCATCTTGACTGCTCAACATTCACATTTAATCTTCATCATCGTAATTATCGTACCAATAGTCTACAGCTGCATCGTAGGCCTCGTCTTCATCGTCATAATCATCCTCATAGTCGTAGAATTCTTCGTACTTATCATCTGCAAAGCTATCCGGATCATCATAATCATTAACATCATAATAGTCGGCTCTGCGTGATTTATTCGACTTATAGCTTCCACTGCTGTTATAGAATTTCTTTGTAGTGCTTGAGGATCTTCTACTTGAAGAGCTGCTCTTACTATATGTCTTGGTAGTGCTCTTTGTGCTTGGTGTATAGCTCGAAGAATAGTCTGACTTGTTATATTGCTGATAATGAATAGTGCAGTATCTCGTCCCGCTAGCCTTTATATTGCCACACCCCGGCTCATCACAACAATGCGTAGGGCAGTAATTAGATCCCGGTCGAACCCGCCTGTCGCAGTTAGATATCTTGCAATATATAATCTCCGGCTCCTTTTTTCTGCCTGCCAAAGTAACCATTAACACGATACCAACGAGCAACGTAATGATCCAGAAAAACTTCTTTTCGTTCATAGCGAGCCCTCCCATACAACTAACAAATGGCTCTTACCATTTCAGAATATCTTTGAAATCTTGGCTGAAAGCATAATTCCTCCAATGAATAAAGCTATAGCTGGAGAACTGGCGAAAACTATACATGCTACCAAAAAGATTCCTAATGCAATGCGATTTTTCTTTTGCTGCTCTTCTTCTGCACTCTTCTTGATTTCTTCGACCATATCATGGATTTCTTTACATTTCTCAGGACTCACATAGCATACATCACTGTCATCGTCATCATCGTCAAAATCAGTATCGGTATATCCGTCGTACTTACTACTGCCATAGTAATTATCATCAATGTTAAATGTCTCTCGGATGTAGGCTGCTTCGATAGGATCTATGTGACCATCATGGTTCAAATCAAATGGAGTGTTCGCGAAATTATCATAATAATCAAGTGACATAAGGCACCTCCCCTGAAACCGATATTGCTTGTTTCTTAGCTTAATTATAAATTTTAAGGAGTACTATAAAAAAAACCTTCCAAGCTGCTATACAAAGCTATACAAAGCTGCTATACAAAGATGGATACCATGAGTATTATAATTTGTGTAAAAGAAAAAGATTGTGTGAAAGAGGAAAAGATGATGAGCGTTTTCAAAAGTATTTAGATGAGTTTAATCAAATGCTATCGCAAAAAAGATCCCGCTAATTCAAATTTGCACTAATAACCTCTATCCCATGTGAGATAGAGGTTTTGTTTTTAGTCTGAAAACAAGAACGGAATTGATGCTGGCACCGCTTCCGCTGAAAACCTCGAAGGTTTTCGTTCGTTATTATTAAAGTAAAACACGAATCATAACATGTCAATCATTTTTTTACGTTAAAATGACGTAAAATCCAGCTTCTGATATATGTGCTTCTCTAACAACTTTTTCCCCTCATCCTCGGTGATCGGATTAGACTCATCTTCATATGGTTCTTTGTCAGAATGAAACCAGTAACCCTGTGCTTTTTCATCGTCGTCTGTAAAAACAGATTCAATGATATTGAGTTTTCCATCGCTGTAATTATAGTATGCCCAACTGGAATAAGCAGCCCCACTAGAGCCTTCGTTTGCAATCGAACCATCATCGCACAGATAATAGCGGTTTCTTTCCCAGCCATCAAAAACATGGACTACTTTTCCATTCTTCATGGTGTATAGATCATATATAATACTGTCCCATCCCTCATTCGGTCCGCTTCCGTCTGCGGCATTTTCTCCCAGAATCAGTTCTTCTGTTCCGTCTCCATCAAGATCTTTTTTCAGATAACCTAAAATCTCATATTCCGGATTATTCATGAAGAAGCATGTAGAAATACCATAAGGAGAGTCCTCGTCTTCATTGAATCCGTTCTTTAGTCCATCTGAAATGGTATCAATAATTTCATCATATGATTCTGCTGAAACCACATCATCTCCAGTTGCAGCTATTTCTGAGTCTTCGTAGGTAAATCCCGCTGCCTCAGAACTCCAATCGCTATACACCCTGTCATTTCCTGTTCCTTTGAATGCCCTGACCTTTATCAGAAAATCAAAATCGTCCTGTGCTGATGCCACGTAAAACGGATCATTTGTTTCAGTTATTTCCGGTTGGTTGAATTCTTCATCTGAATAATATTTCCCCTGTGAAGAAACTTCATATCCGTCTGCTCCATCAACAGGTGTCCACTCAAAATATACTTCTATGCAATCATCACCGGGACGCTTTACTCCATCCTTGACCTCCGGCACCGAAAGCAACGCCTCAGATGATGTTTCTGTGCTGTTGTCTTCTGCTACTGTTGACTCAACATTTTCTGCTGTAGACTCAACCGTCTCCACTGTACCTTTTTCTTCAACGTCTTTACTACTACCGCATGCCGATATAATGACTGCTATAACTGCTGTAATAATCATGGATTTTAATTTCATCAATTTCATTTACCCTTTACTCCACAAACATCATTATAGTATAACTCTTATGCTCATCTTATCATAATCCTGCCACAAAAGCATACTGTAATTAGTATGTAAAGATACCATGTTATGTTACCTTTCACATACCCACTACCAAGTTAGATTTCTCCGCCACCATTTCTGTAACAGCTCTTTCAAGCAATGCCGATGGATTGCTATTCGGGTTTATCCAATCATCAATGGCATCATAGGGTAATACGAGTGGCATTCTGTCATGAATTTTTCTTAA is from Lachnospiraceae bacterium C1.1 and encodes:
- a CDS encoding MBL fold metallo-hydrolase; the encoded protein is MKYKVGENMTTDDIEVFGHNSIRVKAGNKNIYIDSFEMKISPKDADFILITHDHYDHFSPEDIEKVANSNTVMVVRSPFCRRMPKRKL
- a CDS encoding flavodoxin; the encoded protein is MGKTLVTYFSAEGTTAKVAKEYAEKTGSDIFEIKPEIPYSAADIRWVNPLARCNKEKIGKKDVPVVGKIENFADYDSIYIGFPIWYGSAPNVVNTFCKGYDWTGKRVFAFATSGGSGIGKTADKLRPYVNGAASVEAKLVHKADEI
- a CDS encoding fructosamine kinase family protein; translated protein: MELTYDEMKQIPVFSSLKEAVSFVCGTDTIIEKKQPVHGGDANDAYKLFTSNGTVLFLKANTLANADFFRAEAEGIAAIRATGRVRVPTIYARGEDCGFSFLLMEFIDSGKLQPDFWEKLGFNLASMHNADTAQYLSTGKYGFESDNYIGAGKQKNFPRNSWIEFYSECRLRPQLELAEEYFDSVTIKELDKLLNNLDRFLFEPEKPSLLHGDLWSGNFMSDEKGMPMLIDPAVYVGCNEADIAMTELFGGFDRRFYDAYFDEMDMVPGYEERRDLYNLYHLTNHLNLFGSSYLPEVLRIIEKYIL
- a CDS encoding phenylpyruvate tautomerase MIF-related protein, which produces MPFISTKTNVKISEEKETQLKERLGQAIAIIPGKSESWLMLAIEDEISMYFRGDNSEPVAFIEIKTFGSASADVYEKMTKELTKIYGDILGVAPDHMYIRYFGSDDWGWNGINL
- a CDS encoding transposase, giving the protein MLKSFKTEINPTSEQKVKINKTIGTCRYIYNFYLGHNKALHDKGEKFMTGKSFSIWLNNEYIPNNPDKSWIKEVYSKSVKKSIEDGCTAFTKFFKHQSGFPNFKKKGKSDVKMYFVRNNPKDCACERHRINIPTLGWVRIKEKGYIPTKKDGWKVKSGTVSIKAGKYYVSALVEISDTKIANKSKDGLGIDLGLKDLAICSNGKTYKNINKSARLKKLEKQLRREQRCLSRKYENLKKGESTQRANIQKQKLKVQKLHHKLDNIRTDYINKTIAEIVKTKPSYITIEDLNVSGMMKNRHLSKAVASQKFYEFRIKLKSKCDDNGIELRIVDRWYPSSKMCHCCGNIKKDLKLSDRVYRCGCGYVEDRDFNASLNLRDAVTYVIA
- a CDS encoding IS607 family transposase gives rise to the protein MHISNVTNYKPKDFAELLGVSVKTLQRWDREGTLKAYRTPTDRRYYTYDQYLQFKGINTVNDNRQIVIYARVSTRNQKDDLHNQVSFLRQFCNAKGIIVDKCIEDYGSGLNYNRKKWNELLNEVMERKIKTIIVTHKDRFIRFGYDWFEKFCMKFNTNIVVVNNEELSPQEELVQDIVSILHVFSCRLYGLRKYKNQIERDEEIAKELQDGNKSDI
- a CDS encoding MBL fold metallo-hydrolase translates to MKIKAQAAANLVREIVTVEQRSYREIYGLEFDTIPAYNILKPFHPRSAGWVSYILRIDGKRIYIAGDTDLTKEAKEVRCDIALVPVGGTYTMDAKKAAELVNILRPEVAIPVHYGSVVGKPADGEAFAGLVDPTVKVELKIKF
- a CDS encoding MBL fold metallo-hydrolase, with the translated sequence MTTDNIEVFGQNSIRITAGDKKIYIDPFEMMEEPKDADFILITHDHYDHFFTG
- a CDS encoding pyridoxamine 5'-phosphate oxidase family protein, translated to MWEMDYDKAANHWIEKDRDSAKMEENELKAKIDAFMEGHNTCALATASADGVRCTPIEYNYSDGCFYFFSEGGLKFKGLKENKHVGIAIYEPYNGFANLKSLQIEGMASMIEPFSDEYLKIMAVKKIPVETMKKLPCPMNLIKVVPKIFDYLDSDLKKEGYGSRQHLER
- a CDS encoding ATP-dependent RecD-like DNA helicase, translated to MTKIRCVVERITYQNPENGYSVLKCRVKNYDDLVPVVGNLLDANVGSVLLIDGSWKVDSKYGRQFVAENWEETLPATVYGMEKYLGSGLIKGVGPKFAKRIVQKFGTDTFDVIEERVDLLIEVEGIGNKRIKMIVDSWEKQKEVKNIMLFLQEHQVSASYAAKIYKQYGNKSIDVMKENPYKLADDIWGIGFKTTDQIAAKLGFGKESYVRLRSGLMYTLSELSNEGHVYAEKPQLIAKAEQLLEASAESVIMTMDDMIQKEELIIEKDISRTDDDGNRILAVYLPPFYYAEVGVANKLKKLNSSPAGDKLYKRLLEARKKSGNDSLSVDIEAIQKKTGMNYDDIQADAIRQAAMAKVMVLTGGPGTGKTTTTHGIISAYKAYGLKILLAAPTGRAAKRMTEATGMEAKTIHRLLETKPPEGYQRNEDNPLEGDVLIVDECSMIDIILMNSLLKAIPPTMRLIMVGDIDQLPSVGAGNVLRDIIESGAFPVVKLTRIFRQAQTSRIIMNAHRINEGKMPDISNGKNSDFFFMENEDAEASVPQIVELVKDKLPRYYKVVPTDIQVLTPMQRGVVGATNLNLALQEALNPTEEEIFMRGRGKVKMPKPCLRRSGFVFRSDDKVMQIKNNYDKEVFNGDIGIIASVNEEDRSLKVNFDNRVIEYDITELDELVHAYATTIHKAQGSEYPIVVMPVMMNHYIMLQRNLIYTGITRAKKVFVIVGTKKALSYAVRNVTVTKRNTLLKERLEG
- a CDS encoding macro domain-containing protein, which translates into the protein MGISIRKISITDLRTDAVVNAANEGLWEGGGVCGVIFKKAGSKELTQVCEEIGGCETGGAVITPGFNLPAKYIIHAVGPRWSGGNKKEPELLYSAYMQSLKLAKENDCHSIGFPLISAGIFGYPLEQAWDVAIRACRDYMDSNPDHDIEIIFAVLDDRIMQIGSEILNQ